The genomic region CGGCCGCCACGTCCGCGCGCGTCACGGCGCTGCTGCTGTCGGACGTGATCGGGGACGACCCGGCCACCATCGCGTCCGGCCCGACCGTGCCGGACCCCGGCACCTTCGCGGACGCGCTCGCCGTGCTGGACCGTTTCGGCATTCCCGCCCCGGAGGCCCGCGCCCACCTGCGGGCGGGGGTGCACGGCGAGGTGCCCGACACCCCGAAGCCCGGCACGTTCGGGGACCGGGTGCAGGCCGCCGTGATCGGGTCCGGCCGTCACCTGCTGACGGCCCTGCGGGACGCCCTCACGCGCGAAGGGGTGGACGCCACCGTCGGCGCGCACGACCTGCACGGCGAGGTGACCGCCGTGGCGCGCGACCTTGCCGCGCTCGTCCTGCGGGAACCGGCCCGTGCCCGGCCGCACGTCCTGCTGAGCGGCGGGGAGCCGACCGTCACCCTCGGCCCGCACCCCGGCGAGGGGGGCCGCAACCACGAACTGGCCCTCGCGCTCGCCCTCGCCCTGGACGGCCGGCAGCGGGGCGTGCACGCCCTCATGGCCGGGTCGGACGGCATGGACGGCACCACCGGCGCTGCCGGGGCCTTCGTGACGCCCGACACCCTCGCCCGCGCCCGCGCGCAGGGGCTCGACCCGGCCCTGTTCCTGGCGCGGCACGACAGCGGCACCCTGTTCGCCGCCCTGCACGACCAGCTCGTCACCGGACCGACCGGCACCAACCTCAACGACGTGCACGCCCTCTGGCTGCCCACCGGACCCTGAATCCACCGGCGGGGTACACTGCGGCCACCCACGCCGCCCCGGAGGTCCACATGCACCGGATGATCGTGCTGTACCCGTTTCCCGAAGATCCCGCCGCGTTCCTCGCGCACTACCAGGACACGCACGCGTCCCTCGTCCTGCAGCTCCAGGGCCTGCGGGACTTCAGGTACGGCAAGACGCCGCCGCTGGGGGCGGGCGAACGCCCGTACGACCTGATCGCGCACCTCGACTTCGACGACGAGGCCAGCATGATGGCCGCCATGACCTCCGAGCACGGCCAGTGCGTCGCGGCCGACGTGCCGAACTCCTCGCCCGGCGGCGCGACCATCCTGCACCAGCACCTCACCGTCCCCGGACGCTGATCCGGGCTCCGGTTCATTCCTGTCCCCCCGCCGTGCAGTCCTGGGGGGACAGGAATGAACCATTTGCCTGTCTTGCGCGTATATCAGGTGGGGACAGGGCGACCCGCCCGGCCCGACAGGAGGAAACGATGAATGGAGTGCCGAGAACGCAGTCCAGCTTGCGGCCCGCGCGGAACGCGTCTGCTAGGGTGCGCGCATGAACGGTCCAGAACGAGACGAGAAGGGCGGCCCGATGCGCTCCCGGCGTGAGGTGCTGCGGCAGGGCGGCCTGGCGGCCATCGGGGCGGTCGGCCTGGCGGGCGGCCTGGAACTCCTCACCCGGCGTCCCGCGACACGCGTGATGGAGGCCAGTCAGGCCATTCCGGGCCGCGTGTACCGTGGACCGTACGACACCACGGAACCCGTGAGCCGCATCTCGGACATCACCGGGTACAACAACTACTACGAGTTCGGGCTGGACAAGGCGGACCCGGCCCGCAACGCGGGCAGCCTGCGCACGCGGCCCTGGACGGTCCGGATCGACGGTCTGGTCCGCAAACCGCAGACGGTGGACATCGACACCCTGCAGTCGTGGTTCCCGCTGGAGGACCGCCTGTACCGCATGCGCTGCGTGGAAGGCTGGAGTCTGGTGATCCCGTGGATGGGCTTCCCGCTCGCGGCGCTGCTGCGGCGCATCGAGCCGGGCAGCAAGGCCCGCTACGTGCAGTTCACGTCGCTGGCCGACCCGAAACAGATGCCGGGCGTGCGCGACCCCGTGCTGCAGTGGCCGTACCGGGAAGGCCTGCGGCTCGACGAGGCGATGAACCCCCTGACGATGCTCGCGGTCGGGCTGGACGGCAAGCTCCTCCCGAACCAGAACGGCGCGCCGCTGCGGCTGGTGGTGCCGTGGAAGTACGGCTTCAAGAACATCAAGGCGATCACGCACATCACGCTGCTCGAAGAACAGCCGAAAACGACGTGGAGTACGGCCGCGCCCGACGAGTACGGCTTCTACGCGAACGTGAACCCGGCCGTGGATCACCCGCGCTGGAGTCAGGCGACGGAACGCCGGATCGGGGACCTGGGGCGGCGCAAGACCCTGCCGTTCAACGGGTACGCGGCGCAGGTGGCGGGCCTGTACAAGGGCATGGACCTGCGGAGGAACTTCTGACGCGGCCCTCCGCGCCCGCCGGTCATCGCGGGGTGCCGTGCAGGGCCGCGTGACGCGCGCAGGCGCAGGTCAGGGCCGCGCCCTGCCGCCCGGCGCGTGGGTCGTGCCCGCGGCGGCCGTAGGGAGCGTCCTGCCGCTGGGCGTGCTGCTGCTGGACGCGTTCACGGGACAGCTGGGCGCGAACCCCCTGCAGCGCAGCGAGCAGCAGACGGGCGTGCTGGCCCTCGCGCTGCTGCTGCTGTCGCTGACGTGCACGCCGCTGCGGCTGCTGGCGGCACGGGTGAACGTGCGCCTGCTGTGGCCCGCCCGCGTCCGGAAGACGCTGGGCCTGTCGGGCGCGCTGTACGCGTTCGTGCACCTGATCATCTACGGACTGGACCGGGGCTTCAACCCGGCGGGCCTGCTGGT from Deinococcus aquiradiocola harbors:
- a CDS encoding glycerate kinase type-2 family protein; translated protein: MNVTDAPRAVLERAFRAALAATDPGTLTAAHLPGRAPTGILAFGKAAPAMLRAALQAFPGVPALLVPPHGLPASDVRATVIPAGHPVPDDGSLQAGRAALALAGAQGADGHLLVLGSGGGSALLSSPWGVTPAQKQDLTRALLASGADIADINTVRKHLSRVKGGRLAAATSARVTALLLSDVIGDDPATIASGPTVPDPGTFADALAVLDRFGIPAPEARAHLRAGVHGEVPDTPKPGTFGDRVQAAVIGSGRHLLTALRDALTREGVDATVGAHDLHGEVTAVARDLAALVLREPARARPHVLLSGGEPTVTLGPHPGEGGRNHELALALALALDGRQRGVHALMAGSDGMDGTTGAAGAFVTPDTLARARAQGLDPALFLARHDSGTLFAALHDQLVTGPTGTNLNDVHALWLPTGP
- a CDS encoding EthD family reductase, giving the protein MHRMIVLYPFPEDPAAFLAHYQDTHASLVLQLQGLRDFRYGKTPPLGAGERPYDLIAHLDFDDEASMMAAMTSEHGQCVAADVPNSSPGGATILHQHLTVPGR
- the msrP gene encoding protein-methionine-sulfoxide reductase catalytic subunit MsrP, giving the protein MNGPERDEKGGPMRSRREVLRQGGLAAIGAVGLAGGLELLTRRPATRVMEASQAIPGRVYRGPYDTTEPVSRISDITGYNNYYEFGLDKADPARNAGSLRTRPWTVRIDGLVRKPQTVDIDTLQSWFPLEDRLYRMRCVEGWSLVIPWMGFPLAALLRRIEPGSKARYVQFTSLADPKQMPGVRDPVLQWPYREGLRLDEAMNPLTMLAVGLDGKLLPNQNGAPLRLVVPWKYGFKNIKAITHITLLEEQPKTTWSTAAPDEYGFYANVNPAVDHPRWSQATERRIGDLGRRKTLPFNGYAAQVAGLYKGMDLRRNF
- a CDS encoding ferric reductase-like transmembrane domain-containing protein, which codes for MTRAGAGQGRALPPGAWVVPAAAVGSVLPLGVLLLDAFTGQLGANPLQRSEQQTGVLALALLLLSLTCTPLRLLAARVNVRLLWPARVRKTLGLSGALYAFVHLIIYGLDRGFNPAGLLVDAVKRPYITVGLTALLLLIPLVLTSRKDSVKRLGFVRWQRLHRLSYVVAALGVLHFWWSVKKDHSAPLLAVVVLLALFAVRAVLARRRERQAAPVGTARR